From Halichoerus grypus chromosome 6, mHalGry1.hap1.1, whole genome shotgun sequence, one genomic window encodes:
- the ATP5F1C gene encoding ATP synthase F(1) complex subunit gamma, mitochondrial isoform X3 produces MATLKDITRRLKSIKNIQKITKSMKMVAAAKYARAERELKPARVYGIGSLALYEKADIKVPEDKKKHLLIGVSSDRGLCGAIHSSVAKQMKSEVATLTAAGKEVMLVGIGDKIRGILHRTHSDQFLVSFKEVGRKPPTFGDASTIALELLNSGYEFDEGSIIFNKFRSVISYKTEEKPIFSLETVASAESMSIYDDIDADVLQNYQEYNLASIIYYSLKESTTSEQSARMTAMDNASKNASEMIDKLTLTFNRTRQAVITKELIEIISGAAALD; encoded by the exons ATGGCAACTTTAAAAGATA ttaCCAGGCGACTAAAGTCAATCAAAAACATCCAGAAAATCACCAAGTCTATGAAAATGGTAGCGGCAGCAAAATATGCCCGAGCTGAGAGGGAGCTGAAACCAGCTCGAGTATATGGGATAGGATCTTTGG CTCTGTATGAAAAAGCTGATATTAAGGTGCCCGAAGACAAGAAGAAACACCTCCTTATTGGTGTGTCCTCAGATCGAGGGCTCTGTGGTGCTATTCATTCCTCGGTTGCTAAACAGATGAAAAGTGAGGTGGCCACGCTCACAGCAGCTGGGAAAGAAGTCATGCTTGTTGGAATTGGTGATAAAATCAGGGGTATACTTCATAG GACTCACTCTGACCAGTTTCTGGTGTCCTTCAAAGAAGTGGGAAGAAAACCTCCTACTTTTGGGGATGCGTCCACCATTGCCCTTGAACTGCTAAATTCCGGATATGAATTTGATGAAGGGTCTATCATCTTTAATAAGTTCAG GTCTGTCATCTCctacaagacagaagaaaagccCATCTTTTCCCTTGAAACTGTTGCAAGTGCTG AGAGCATGAGTATCTATGATGATATTGATGCTGACGTGTTGCAGAATTACCAAGAATACAATCTGGCCAGCATCATCTACTATTCTCTAAAGGAGTCCACCACGAGTGAGCAAAGTGCCAGGATGACGGCCATGGACAACGCCAGCAAGAACGCTT ccGAGATGATTGACAAACTGACCTTGACGTTCAACCGCACCCGCCAGGCTGTCATCACGAAAGAGTTGATTGAAATCATCTCCGGCGCAGCAGCTCT GGATTAA
- the ATP5F1C gene encoding ATP synthase F(1) complex subunit gamma, mitochondrial isoform X2 has translation MFSRAGVAGLSACAVQPQWIQVRNMATLKDITRRLKSIKNIQKITKSMKMVAAAKYARAERELKPARVYGIGSLALYEKADIKVPEDKKKHLLIGVSSDRGLCGAIHSSVAKQMKSEVATLTAAGKEVMLVGIGDKIRGILHRTHSDQFLVSFKEVGRKPPTFGDASTIALELLNSGYEFDEGSIIFNKFRSVISYKTEEKPIFSLETVASAESMSIYDDIDADVLQNYQEYNLASIIYYSLKESTTSEQSARMTAMDNASKNASEMIDKLTLTFNRTRQAVITKELIEIISGAAAL, from the exons GATCCAAGTTCGAAATATGGCAACTTTAAAAGATA ttaCCAGGCGACTAAAGTCAATCAAAAACATCCAGAAAATCACCAAGTCTATGAAAATGGTAGCGGCAGCAAAATATGCCCGAGCTGAGAGGGAGCTGAAACCAGCTCGAGTATATGGGATAGGATCTTTGG CTCTGTATGAAAAAGCTGATATTAAGGTGCCCGAAGACAAGAAGAAACACCTCCTTATTGGTGTGTCCTCAGATCGAGGGCTCTGTGGTGCTATTCATTCCTCGGTTGCTAAACAGATGAAAAGTGAGGTGGCCACGCTCACAGCAGCTGGGAAAGAAGTCATGCTTGTTGGAATTGGTGATAAAATCAGGGGTATACTTCATAG GACTCACTCTGACCAGTTTCTGGTGTCCTTCAAAGAAGTGGGAAGAAAACCTCCTACTTTTGGGGATGCGTCCACCATTGCCCTTGAACTGCTAAATTCCGGATATGAATTTGATGAAGGGTCTATCATCTTTAATAAGTTCAG GTCTGTCATCTCctacaagacagaagaaaagccCATCTTTTCCCTTGAAACTGTTGCAAGTGCTG AGAGCATGAGTATCTATGATGATATTGATGCTGACGTGTTGCAGAATTACCAAGAATACAATCTGGCCAGCATCATCTACTATTCTCTAAAGGAGTCCACCACGAGTGAGCAAAGTGCCAGGATGACGGCCATGGACAACGCCAGCAAGAACGCTT ccGAGATGATTGACAAACTGACCTTGACGTTCAACCGCACCCGCCAGGCTGTCATCACGAAAGAGTTGATTGAAATCATCTCCGGCGCAGCAGCTCTGTAA
- the ATP5F1C gene encoding ATP synthase F(1) complex subunit gamma, mitochondrial isoform X1, translating to MFSRAGVAGLSACAVQPQWIQVRNMATLKDITRRLKSIKNIQKITKSMKMVAAAKYARAERELKPARVYGIGSLALYEKADIKVPEDKKKHLLIGVSSDRGLCGAIHSSVAKQMKSEVATLTAAGKEVMLVGIGDKIRGILHRTHSDQFLVSFKEVGRKPPTFGDASTIALELLNSGYEFDEGSIIFNKFRSVISYKTEEKPIFSLETVASAESMSIYDDIDADVLQNYQEYNLASIIYYSLKESTTSEQSARMTAMDNASKNASEMIDKLTLTFNRTRQAVITKELIEIISGAAALD from the exons GATCCAAGTTCGAAATATGGCAACTTTAAAAGATA ttaCCAGGCGACTAAAGTCAATCAAAAACATCCAGAAAATCACCAAGTCTATGAAAATGGTAGCGGCAGCAAAATATGCCCGAGCTGAGAGGGAGCTGAAACCAGCTCGAGTATATGGGATAGGATCTTTGG CTCTGTATGAAAAAGCTGATATTAAGGTGCCCGAAGACAAGAAGAAACACCTCCTTATTGGTGTGTCCTCAGATCGAGGGCTCTGTGGTGCTATTCATTCCTCGGTTGCTAAACAGATGAAAAGTGAGGTGGCCACGCTCACAGCAGCTGGGAAAGAAGTCATGCTTGTTGGAATTGGTGATAAAATCAGGGGTATACTTCATAG GACTCACTCTGACCAGTTTCTGGTGTCCTTCAAAGAAGTGGGAAGAAAACCTCCTACTTTTGGGGATGCGTCCACCATTGCCCTTGAACTGCTAAATTCCGGATATGAATTTGATGAAGGGTCTATCATCTTTAATAAGTTCAG GTCTGTCATCTCctacaagacagaagaaaagccCATCTTTTCCCTTGAAACTGTTGCAAGTGCTG AGAGCATGAGTATCTATGATGATATTGATGCTGACGTGTTGCAGAATTACCAAGAATACAATCTGGCCAGCATCATCTACTATTCTCTAAAGGAGTCCACCACGAGTGAGCAAAGTGCCAGGATGACGGCCATGGACAACGCCAGCAAGAACGCTT ccGAGATGATTGACAAACTGACCTTGACGTTCAACCGCACCCGCCAGGCTGTCATCACGAAAGAGTTGATTGAAATCATCTCCGGCGCAGCAGCTCT GGATTAA